One stretch of Epinephelus lanceolatus isolate andai-2023 chromosome 15, ASM4190304v1, whole genome shotgun sequence DNA includes these proteins:
- the id2a gene encoding DNA-binding protein inhibitor ID-2a, whose amino-acid sequence MKAISPVRSFRINNANLSEHSLGISRSKTPVDDPLSLLYNMNDCYSKLKELVPSIPQNKNVSKMEILQHVIDYILDLQIALDSSVALTSLHHPARPGQAPSRTPLTTLNTDISILSLQSPELPSELMTDDSRTLHR is encoded by the exons ATGAAAGCAATAAGCCCCGTGCGGTCCTTCCGGATAAACAACGCGAATTTATCAGAGCACTCCTTGGGAATCTCTCGGAGCAAGACCCCGGTGGATGACCCGCTCAGCCTGCTGTACAACATGAACGACTGCTACTCCAAGCTGAAGGAGCTGGTGCCCAGCATCCCCCAGAACAAGAACGTCAGCAAGATGGAAATCCTGCAGCATGTCATCGACTACATCCTGGACCTGCAGATTGCGCTGGACTCCAGTGTCGCACTAACCAGCCTGCATCACCCTGCGCGGCCGGGGCAGGCTCCATCCAGGACCCCTCTGACCACCCTCAACACAGATATCAGCATCTTGTCATTACAG tcccCGGAGTTGCCATCAGAgctgatgacagatgacagccGGACTCTGCATCGTTAA